The genomic segment ACAACCGCATCGTCTCGGCATCACACTGCGGGCACCGGCTTCCCTCGGGCAGGATCCACAGGAACACCACCGTCGCCGCGATTCCGCGCAGCACGAAGAGGCCGCCGAACACCACCACGAACAACATCGCGTCCGACATCGCTCCGGCCTCCCCGTCAGGCTGTCAGCACCCCGCTCACCGGCCCAGTGCGCGCTGGAAGAAGGCCACCGTCCGCGGCCACGCGGCGCGCGTCGCCGCCAGGTTGGCACCATTCTGCCCATCCTGCTGCCGCAGGAAGCCGTGGCCGGCCCCCGCCAGGATCACCGGCTCGAAGGACTTCTTCAACGCCTTCATCGTCGAATCGGCCCCCGCGATCGTTGCATTCACGCGTGCATCGTTCTCACCGTAGAGCCCCAGCACCGGCGCGCGCACACTCGACAGCCCCGCCAGCGCGGGCGCGCCGCCGTAGTACACCACGCTCGCGCGAAGTCGAGGGTGCGCCTGCACGGCCGTCGCGAAGGACGTCGAGCCTCCCCAGCAGAACCCGACGACGCCGAACTTCTGCTGCGCCGACGGCAGCGCCATCGCATACTCGGCCACCCGCGCGATGTCGCGCTGCACACTGTCCGCCACCAGTGTGCGGATCAGCGCGGACGCCTGTGCCTGCGTGATCGTGTCGCCTGGGGCCAGCGTGTACTTGCCGCTGATCAGGTCCGGTGCGATCGCGATGTATCCCTCCGCCGCGAGCTGGTCCGCCACGCCGCGGATCCAGGTGCTCAGGCCGAAGATCTCGTGCACGACCACCACCACCGGCGCCTTGTCCCGGCGCTCAGGGTAGACGACCCACGCCCGCACCGAATCCGGACTGCCCGGGGCCCGCGCCACCATGACGTACTCGCCGTGACGCGACGACGAGGCGAGTCGCGCGGCGACGGTTGCCGACCCGGCCGGAAGCGATGCGTCGGTGGGCTGGTGTGTGGCGGCGGCGCCGGCGCCGGCGGAAGCCGCGTCGTCGTGCCCCATGTGCTCATCGTGTTCGCGCGCGGTCTGCACGTGCGAGCTGGAACACCCCACGAGCAGCGCGATGGTGGCGAGTGACGCAGGCAGCGTGCGACGGCGGAGCAGGATCATCGTTCGGGTCCGGTGGGGTGGGAATGCGCGGGACGCGGGTGCGGAGCGCGCGGCGCGGCTGCGTGCTGACCAACGGGCATCGCCCGCTACGCGTTCGCGGCTGGCGGATGCACGACTGGCGGGACAGGGGCGCACCGAGTGACGGTCTCGTCCGCCCGGTGATGCGGAAGCACGAACCGGGACAGGAACGCCGGCACACGATCGGCCAGATAGGATCGTGTGCCACCCGAGTCTGCGCCAGTCACGAATCCGACGTGCCCACCGAATGGTGACACTTCGAGCTCGACCAGCGCATTGTGGCGCGCCTCCTCCCGGACGTCGTCGAGCACCTCCGCCGGCAGGAACGGATCGTCGATGGCGCTCAGCAGCAGCAGCGGAATCCGTGCCCCACGGATGAAATGCCGCGCGCTGGAGCGGGTGTAGTAGTCCGCCGCGTCAGCAAAGCCATGTAGCGGACCGGTTATGATGTCATCGAATTCCCAGAGCGTCCTGATGCGCGCGATGCGTTGCGGTGCGGGAAACAGGTCCGGATATCGCGCGGCCTTCTCGAGCGCCTTGCGACGGAGCGAACGCAGGAACCACTGCTCGTAGACCCGCGAGAGGCCGGTGCCGATGCGGCGCGAGCCGCGCGCCAGGTCGAATGGCACCGACACCCCCGCCGCTGCGCGGAGTGTCGGCGGCAGGGGCACCAAGGGGTCGCCGACGAGCTTCGTGAGCACGTTGCCACCCAGCGAGACGCCGCACGCAAGCAGCGGCGCGCCCGGGTGCTCGTGCGCCAGCCTGTGGAGGAACCAGGCCGCATCGCCGGTCTCGCCGGAGTGATAGAAGCGAGGGGCGGTGTTGTTGCGGCCATTGCAACTGCGCCACAGCAGCAGGTCCGCGCCCCAGCCACGGGCCACGGCCTCCCGGAACAGCGCCGGCACGTAGTGCGAACGCCCGGTGCCCTCGAGGCCGTGAAACAGCACCAGCCGTGGTGCATCGGTATGTGAGGCACCCGCCCGGATCACACCGACGTCATCGCCGTCGGGCGTGACCCACGTCTCGCGCGTCGTGACCACCGGTGCCGGCGTCCGCGCGAACCTGCCCCACAGTGTCTGGACGTGCGGGTTCCTGGCGTACCACGGCGGCCGGCGCATCGGAGTGCCTGTGTTCCGTAACTGGACGTCCTACATTGGTGCCGACGTGCCCGGCTCACCGGCCTGCGCCGCGCACGCCCGTCGGGTGCATCCCCTGCATGCCCCGCTCGAGAAGATACCGGTCCCGCGCGACCCACCGCGCCAGCCCACCGTGCAGCCAGCCCGAGCGATGCCCGTCCAGATCTTCGGTACACGGAAGAACGCCGCCACCCGGAAAGCCGAACGCTTCTTCGCCGAGCGGCGGATCCCGGTCCATTTCGTGGACTTGGCGGAACGGGGCGCCTCGAAGGGCGAGCTGCAACGTTTTGCGCAGAAGTTCGGCGTCGATGCGCTCGTGGACCGGAACAGCCGGCGGTTCCTCGACCTCGGACTCGGTGTGGCCAGGTACGGTCCGGACCGCTGGCTCGACATCCTGATGGATGAACCGCTCATCCTCATGCAACCCCTCGTGCGGAACGGCGGCAAGCTCACGGTCGGCGGTGAGTCCGACGCAGAGTGGAAGGCCTGGGTCAGCGCCGGCATCACGTGAGCCACGCGCGCCAGTCCGGGTTTCCCAGCTGGGGCGGCGCAGCGATCCTCGCCCTGTGCGCCGCGCCGGCAGCGCTCGCCCAGACGGCCCCGGAGGCCGTGGCCCCGGCCGAGCGACACGCGAGCCGGTGGGAGCGCACCGTCGAGGTCAACGGCAACTATCTCTACGGCAACACCGAGCAGGCGATCCTCGGTGTCCGGACGGGTGTGCTGCGCAACGACAGCACACTCGCTGTGCGCGTGGACACCCGCTACACCATCGGCGTCCGATCCGGCACCGACGGACAGCGGACCATGGACCGACGGTCGTGGCTGCTGTCGGCCAACGCCGACTACCGGCAGTACGGACGGGAAAGCCCCTTCGTCTTCGCGAGCCTCGAGGAAAGTCTCGAGCTCCGCGTCGACCGGCGTCTCAGCCTGGGCATCGGCGAGAAGGTGAGCTTCATCCGGAACGACACCACCCGATTCGACGCCAGCCTGGGCCTCATCGGTGAACACAGCCGGCTGCCGAAACAGGTCCCAGCGGGCGACTCGACGCGTCCGGTCGTGGTCAGCTCCCTCGCCCGCCTGTCAGGTCGGATCCGCTACCGTCGCGCGCTCACGCACCGGTTCGGTTTTGACCAGGTGGCGTGGTACAAGCCGGAGCTGGCCCATCCGTCACACTGGCTCGGTTCTTCGTCCTCGATCTTCAGTTACGTCATGACGCGTCGGACGGGCCTCACGGTGACGCTCTACAACGAATTCGACAGCCTGGCGAAGAGTCGCGGGGTGCGTTCGAACTCGGCTGGCCAGATCCTCATCGGTGCCTCCTCGAAGTTCTGAGAAGCCCCATCGAGCCAGACACGAGACAGTAACGAAGCTGTAAGCTGGTTCAGGCTCTTTCGTTTCATGTACCGCGACCACCACGCTTCAACGCCTTCGCAAGCGGGCCGAATTCCGCCATTCCCCGCTCGAAGAAGTCGGACTCCACGCGGTCAGCGAGCCTGATTGCCCGATCAGCGAGCGCACCGCCGGCATCGGTCACTTCGATCGACCGGGCTCGTCGGTCTGTCGGGTGTGGCGACCGCTTCACCAGCCCCCGCGCCTCGAGGGTCCGCAAAACCTCTGACGTGGTGACGGGATCGGTCCCCGCCACCGCGGCGATGTCAGCCTGGCGGACCCCGGGATCCCGGGGCGACAGCCACGCAACCGCTGTGAGCAGCCTGAATTGGGCCGGTGTCAACTCCAGAGCTGCCATCGCCGCCCGCAGCACCGACTGCCACGCCGCCGCGACTCGATCCAGCTGCGCTCCCGCCGCAGACGCGGGCGACTCGGCGCGAGCAACGAGATGTGCTGCCGTCGTGTTCGCTGTCATGCCTGCCCTCTCTCAGAACGTCGCGCGACTCGCAGTGGTCGACCTCATCCAATGCTGGAGGTCCGGAGTTCGTGCGTTCACGAACGGAATCATACCGAACCCTGCAACTTCGCCTGGCGGAACGTGTTGCAGCCGTGCGTCTGCGAAAGAAATTAGTTCGTACCTGAACGGAATATTGTTTGTTGACGAACTACTTGTCGACGCTCAGGTGGTTGTGAAGGCACCAATGAACCCGATCTCGGGCTCCAGCCGGTGCCCGAAGCGCGCTTCGACGGCGGACTGGGCGTGTGTGATCAACGCCCGGACGTCAGCCGCCGTGGCGTGCCCGAGGTTCACCATGATGTTGGCGTGCATGTGGGAGATCTGCGCGTCCCCGATCCGGAAGCCCTTCAGGCCGCACTGGTCCACCAGCCGACCGGCGCCGATCCCTTCAAGCTTCTTGAAGATCGACCCCGCGCTCGGGTGGTGCTCGAGCCAGGGGTGCCGGGCGCCGCGCCAGCTCAGGTTCTCCTGCAGGATCCGATGCATGACGTCCGGATCGCCGCGCGTCAGGCGGAACGTCACGTCCAGCACCACATCCCTCGTATGGTGGAACACCGTGTCGTCGTACCCGAACCCGACGTACGCGGCATCGACCGTCGTGCGCGTCCCCGTCGCCGTCCGGATCCGGCACGCCTCGAAGACTTCGGCGATGAACATCGTGCGCTCGCGTTCGGGGGCCGGCGACAGGAAGTGGAGATTCTGCCAGATCGCGCCGCCGACCGTACTCGGGATGCCGACGTAGTGCTCGAGGCCGGACCACCCGCCCGCGACCGCGTCCCGGATCAGGTCCGCCATCACAGTACCGCTCTCGGCCGTACAGTGTCCCTCCGGGTCCCACCGCACGTGGCGGGCCCGGTTGCGGATCACCAGCCCCCGGAATCCGCCGTCACCCACGAGGATGTTGGCGCCCAGTCCCAGGACGAACCAGTCGACGCCGGCCGCCTCGGCGCGGTCGATGGCGTCGGCGAGGTCGTCCCCGGTGTCGGCGTCGTACAGCAGGTCGGCCGGACCCCCGATTCGGAAGGTGGTGTATGGCGCGATCGGCACATCGCGCCGCAGCTGCCCCGCCTGGAGGCCCCTGGCAACGGCATCGAGGGCTTCGGCAGGCACGGGGGCGGTACCACGGCTTTTTTCAGTCATCGTCCGAAACAACTCATCCCCCGCGTTGCGTGCCAGATGTCCCGAGTCCGGGTGGCGCAATG from the Gemmatimonadaceae bacterium genome contains:
- a CDS encoding dienelactone hydrolase family protein; the protein is MILLRRRTLPASLATIALLVGCSSSHVQTAREHDEHMGHDDAASAGAGAAATHQPTDASLPAGSATVAARLASSSRHGEYVMVARAPGSPDSVRAWVVYPERRDKAPVVVVVHEIFGLSTWIRGVADQLAAEGYIAIAPDLISGKYTLAPGDTITQAQASALIRTLVADSVQRDIARVAEYAMALPSAQQKFGVVGFCWGGSTSFATAVQAHPRLRASVVYYGGAPALAGLSSVRAPVLGLYGENDARVNATIAGADSTMKALKKSFEPVILAGAGHGFLRQQDGQNGANLAATRAAWPRTVAFFQRALGR
- the murB gene encoding UDP-N-acetylmuramate dehydrogenase produces the protein MTEKSRGTAPVPAEALDAVARGLQAGQLRRDVPIAPYTTFRIGGPADLLYDADTGDDLADAIDRAEAAGVDWFVLGLGANILVGDGGFRGLVIRNRARHVRWDPEGHCTAESGTVMADLIRDAVAGGWSGLEHYVGIPSTVGGAIWQNLHFLSPAPERERTMFIAEVFEACRIRTATGTRTTVDAAYVGFGYDDTVFHHTRDVVLDVTFRLTRGDPDVMHRILQENLSWRGARHPWLEHHPSAGSIFKKLEGIGAGRLVDQCGLKGFRIGDAQISHMHANIMVNLGHATAADVRALITHAQSAVEARFGHRLEPEIGFIGAFTTT
- a CDS encoding MarR family transcriptional regulator encodes the protein MTANTTAAHLVARAESPASAAGAQLDRVAAAWQSVLRAAMAALELTPAQFRLLTAVAWLSPRDPGVRQADIAAVAGTDPVTTSEVLRTLEARGLVKRSPHPTDRRARSIEVTDAGGALADRAIRLADRVESDFFERGMAEFGPLAKALKRGGRGT
- a CDS encoding DUF481 domain-containing protein; this translates as MSHARQSGFPSWGGAAILALCAAPAALAQTAPEAVAPAERHASRWERTVEVNGNYLYGNTEQAILGVRTGVLRNDSTLAVRVDTRYTIGVRSGTDGQRTMDRRSWLLSANADYRQYGRESPFVFASLEESLELRVDRRLSLGIGEKVSFIRNDTTRFDASLGLIGEHSRLPKQVPAGDSTRPVVVSSLARLSGRIRYRRALTHRFGFDQVAWYKPELAHPSHWLGSSSSIFSYVMTRRTGLTVTLYNEFDSLAKSRGVRSNSAGQILIGASSKF